A region of Streptomyces sp. WMMC500 DNA encodes the following proteins:
- the mvk gene encoding mevalonate kinase, producing MRSHRRNDKGELSALTLPTSVEGVSGNHRAHSVGVGRAHAKAILLGEHAVVYGGAALALPIPQLTATASAGWSPAEDGEGELSFTMTGSASRAVVTQASDGLRHLTAAFKDRMGIQGDPHLDVILDGAIPPGRGLGSSAANTRAIVLALAELFGRELSDAAAFELVQTAEHMTHGRASGVDAMTVGAAAPLLFQKGRARELSIGCDGLFIVADSGTAGSTKEAVELLREGFERRAGSQEKFLARAAELTAAARQALAEGRAADVGTQMTDYHELLRAAGLSTGLIDTMVAAALAAGSLGAKITGGGLGGCMIALTRPEEASKVTRRLHEAGAVHTWVVPLRRRTGDV from the coding sequence ATGCGATCTCACCGCAGAAACGACAAAGGGGAGCTGAGTGCGTTGACTCTACCGACCTCAGTGGAAGGGGTTTCGGGAAACCACCGGGCTCACTCCGTCGGCGTAGGTCGTGCGCATGCCAAGGCGATTTTGCTGGGTGAGCATGCGGTCGTTTACGGGGGTGCGGCGCTGGCCCTGCCGATTCCGCAGCTCACCGCGACGGCCAGCGCGGGGTGGTCGCCGGCCGAGGACGGCGAGGGGGAGCTGTCGTTCACCATGACCGGGTCCGCGTCGCGGGCGGTGGTCACGCAGGCCTCCGACGGGCTGCGGCACCTGACCGCCGCCTTCAAGGACCGCATGGGCATCCAGGGCGACCCGCATCTCGACGTGATCCTCGACGGCGCGATCCCGCCCGGCCGGGGACTGGGATCCAGCGCCGCGAACACCCGGGCGATCGTCCTGGCGCTGGCCGAGCTGTTCGGCCGCGAGCTCTCGGACGCCGCAGCGTTCGAACTGGTGCAGACGGCCGAGCACATGACGCACGGCCGGGCCAGCGGCGTCGACGCCATGACCGTGGGCGCCGCCGCCCCGCTGCTGTTCCAAAAGGGCCGGGCCCGTGAGCTGAGCATCGGCTGCGACGGGCTGTTCATCGTCGCGGACAGCGGCACCGCGGGCAGCACCAAGGAAGCCGTCGAACTGCTCCGGGAGGGATTCGAGCGCCGCGCCGGATCCCAGGAGAAGTTCCTGGCCCGCGCCGCGGAACTGACCGCCGCGGCCCGCCAGGCCCTGGCCGAGGGCCGGGCCGCGGACGTGGGCACGCAGATGACCGACTACCACGAACTGCTGCGTGCGGCCGGGCTCAGTACCGGCCTCATCGACACGATGGTCGCCGCCGCACTCGCGGCCGGCAGCCTCGGCGCGAAGATCACCGGCGGTGGTCTCGGCGGCTGCATGATCGCTTTGACCAGGCCCGAAGAGGCCAGCAAGGTCACCCGCCGTCTCCACGAGGCCGGTGCCGTGCACACCTGGGTCGTACCGCTGAGGAGGCGCACCGGTGATGT